Proteins co-encoded in one Neofelis nebulosa isolate mNeoNeb1 chromosome 2, mNeoNeb1.pri, whole genome shotgun sequence genomic window:
- the LRRC47 gene encoding leucine-rich repeat-containing protein 47 yields MAAAAAAAPVPEAWPELELAERERRRELLLTGPGLEQRVRAAGGRLPPRLFTLPLLHYLEVSGCGSLREPGPGLAQGLPQLHSLVLRRNALGPGLSPELGPLPALRVLDLSGNALEALPPGQGLGPAEPPGLPQLQSLNLSGNRLRELPADLARCAPRLQTLNLTGNRLDSFPAALFRPGALPLLSELAAADNCLRELSPDIAHLASLKTLDLSNNQLSEVPAELADCPKLKEVNFRGNKLTDRRLEKMVRSCQTRSILEYLRAGGRGGGRGGGKAHGPEKEEARRRRRERRRRESGEGEDEEVGDAGRMLLRVLHVSESPAPLTVRVSPTVRDVRPFIVGAIVRGLDLQTGNALRRLLTSQTKLHEELCEKRTAATIATHDLRAVRGPLLYDTRPPQDLKIVPLGRREVKARDLVRQLQLEAEEHRKQKKRQNVSGLHRYLHLLDGKESYPCLVDADGDVISFPPISNSEKTKIKKTTSDLFLEVTSATSLQICKEIMDALVLKMAEINKYTLENKEDGSVSDTEADALSGQLPEPSANASADTAGNASLVVEQVRVVDEEGHLRVVYPSKTDLGLAAPHVTVIR; encoded by the exons atggcggcggcggcggcggcggcccccgTCCCCGAGGCCTGGCCCGAGCTGGAGCTGGCGGAGCGCGAGCGGCGGCGCGAGCTGCTGCTGACGGGGCCCGGGCTGGAGCAGCGGGTGCGTGCGGCGGGCGGGCGGCTGCCGCCGAGGCTCTTCACGCTGCCGCTGCTGCACTACCTGGAGGTGAGCGGCTGCGGGAGCCTGCGCGAGCCGGGCCCGGGCCTGGCGCAGGGCCTCCCGCAGCTGCACAGCCTCGTGCTGCGGCGCAACGCGCTGGGGCCCGGCCTGAGCCCCGAGCTCGGCCCGCTGCCCGCGCTGCGCGTGCTCGACCTGTCTGGCAACGCGCTGGAGGCGCTGCCGCCGGGCCAGGGCCTGGGCCCCGCCGAGCCGCCGGGCCTCCCGCAGCTGCAGAGCCTCAACCTCAGCGGCAACCGGCTGCGCGAGCTGCCCGCCGACCTGGCGCGCTGCGCCCCGCGCCTGCAGACCCTCAACCTCACCGGCAACCGCCTGGACTCCTTCCCCGCCGCGCTCTTCCGCCCCGGCGCGCTGCCCCTGCTCAGCGAACTGGCGGCCGCCGACAACTGCCTCCGAGAGCTCAGCCCCGACATCGCCCACCTGGCCTCGCTCAAG ACGCTGGACCTCTCCAACAACCAGCTCAGCGAGGTCCCGGCAGAGCTGGCCGACTGCCCCAAGCTCAAGGAGGTCAACTTCCGGGGGAACAAGCTGACGGACCGGCGGCTGGAGAAGATGGTCCGCAGCTGCCAGACCAGGTCCATCCTGGAGTACCTGCGCGCcgggggccggggcggcgggcggggcgggggcaaGGCGCACGGCCCGGAGAAGGAGGAGGCCCGCAGGAGGCGGCGGGAGCGGCGGAGGAGGGAGAGCGGCGAGGGGGAGGACGAGGAGGTGGGCGATGCCGGCCGGATGCTGCTCCGGGTGCTGCACGTGTCCGAGAGCCCCGCCCCGCTGACGGTGCGGGTCAGCCCCACGGTCAGGGACGTCCGGCCGTTCATCGTGGGGGCCATCGTGAGGGGCCTAGACCTGCAGACGGGGAACGCGCTCAGACGGCTCCTCACCTCCCAG ACCAAGCTCCATGAGGAGCTCTGTGAGAAGAGAACGGCCGCCACCATCGCCACCCACGACCTCAGAGCCGTCCGCGGGCCCCTGCTGTACGACACCCGCCCGCCGCAGGACCTCAAG ATCGTCCCCTTGGGGCGCAGAGAAGTCAAGGCCAGGGACCTGGTGCGGCAGCTACAGCTGGAGGCCGAGGAGCACAGGAAGCAGAAGAAGAGGCAGAACGTCTCAGGCCTGCACAG GTACCTGCACTTACTGGACGGTAAAGAGAGTTACCCCTGCCTTGTGGATGCAGATGGCGATGTGATCTCCTTCCCGCCCATAAGCAACAGCGAGAAGACGAAG ATTAAGAAAACCACCTCAGATTTGTTTTTGGAAGTAACAAGCGCCACGAGTCTACAGATATGTAAAGAGATCATGGACGCCCTGGTGCTG aaaaTGGCAGAAATCAACAAATATACGTTAGAAAATAAAGAGGACGGATCCGTTTCAGATACTGAAGCCGACGCACTTTCTGGACAGCTTCCGGAGCCCAGCGCGAACGCAAGTGCAGACACGGCTGGGAACGCCTCCCTGGTGGTGGAGCAGGTCCGGGTAGTGGATGAGGAAGGGCACCTGAGGGTGGTGTACCCCTCCAAGACGGACCTGGGCCTCGCTGCTCCCCACGTGACCGTGATCCGCTGA